The segment ATCCAGCTGCACCCGCTGGTCTGCGCCGCGTACAACGCCGACTTCGACGGTGACCAGATGGCCGTTCACGTGCCGCTGACCCTGGAAGCCCAGCTCGAAGCGCGCGCGCTGATGATGTCGACCAACAACATCCTGTCGCCAGCCAACGGTGAGCCAATCATCGTTCCGTCGCAGGACGTTGTACTGGGTCTGTACTACATGACCCGTGAAGCCATCAACGCCAAGGGCGAAGGTCGCGTATTCGCCGACCTGCAGGAAGTCGACCGCGTATTCCGCGCCGGCGAAGCTGCCCTGCACGCGAAAATCAAGGTCCGTATCAACGAGACCGTGAACGACCGTGATGGCAGCGTCACCAAGAACACCCGCATCGTCGACACCACCGTCGGCCGTGCGCTGCTGTTCCAGGTTGTACCGGCAGGCCTGCCGTACGACGTGGTGAACCAGCCGATGAAGAAAAAGGCGATCTCCAAGCTGATCAACCAGTGCTACCGCGTGGTTGGTCTGAAAGAGACCGTTATCTTCGCTGACCAGTTGATGTACACCGGTTTCGCTTACTCCACCATCTCTGGCGTGTCCATTGGTGTGAACGACTTCGTCATCCCGGATGAGAAGGCGCGCATCATCGACAGCGCTACCGATGAAGTGAAGGAAATCGAGAGCCAGTACGCCTCCGGCCTGGTAACCCAGGGCGAGAAGTACAACAAGGTCATCGACTTGTGGTCGAAGGCGAACGACGAAGTGTCCAAGGCGATGATGGCCAACCTCTCGAAAGAGAAGGTCATCGACCGCGAAGGCAACGAAGTCGACCAAGAGTCCTTCAACTCGATGTACATGATGGCCGACTCCGGTGCCCGTGGTTCCGCGGCCCAGATCCGTCAGCTGGCCGGTATGCGTGGCCTGATGGCCAAGCCGGACGGCTCGATCATCGAGACGCCGATCACCGCGAACTTCCGTGAAGGTCTGAGCGTACTGCAGTACTTCATCTCGACCCACGGTGCTCGTAAGGGTCTGGCGGATACCGCACTGAAGACCGCGAACTCCGGTTACCTGACTCGTCGTCTGGTAGACGTGGCGCAAGACCTGGTCGTGACCGAGATCGATTGCGGCACCGACCAGGGCCTGCTGATGACTCCGCACATCGAAGGCGGCGACGTTGTCGAGCCGCTGGGTGAGCGCGTACTGGGCCGTGTCATCGCCCGTGACGTGTTCAAGCCAGGCACCGAGGACGTCATCGTTCCGGCCGGTACCCTGGTCGATGAGCAGTGGGTCGAGTTCATCGAGCTGAACAGCATCGACGAAGTGATCGTGCGTTCGCCGATCAGTTGCGAAACCCGCTTCGGCATCTGCGCCAAGTGCTACGGTCGTGACCTGGCTCGCGGTCACCAGGTCAACATCGGTGAAGCTGTCGGCGTTATCGCTGCACAGTCGATCGGTGAGCCGGGTACCCAGCTGACCATGCGTACGTTCCACATCGGTGGTGCTGCAAGCCGTACTTCGGCTGCCGACAGCGTCCAGGTGAAGAACGGCGGTATGGTGCGTCTGCACAACCTGAAGCAGGTCGAGCGTGCCGACGGCAACCTGGTTGCCGTATCGCGTTCCGGCGAGCTGGCCATTGCCGACGAGTTCGGCCGTGAGCGTGAGCGCTACAAGCTGCCTTACGGTGCGGTGATTTCGGTCAAGGAAGGTGAGAAGGTCGAAGCTGGCGCCATCGTCGCCAAGTGGGACCCGCACACCCACCCGATCGTTACCGAACTGAAAGGTACCGTGACCTTCGTGGGCATGGAAGAAAACATCACCATCAAGCGCCAGACCGACGAACTGACCGGCCTGACCAACATTGAAGTGATGGACGTCAAGGATCGCCCTGCCGCAGGCAAGGAAATCCGCCCGGCCATCAAGATGGTCGATGCTGCAGGCAAGGATCTGTACCTGCCAGGTACCGACGTACCGGCACAGTACTTCCTGCCAGCCAACGCCCTCGTCGGTGTGGCTGACGGTGCCCAGATCGGCGTCGGTGACGTTATCGCGCGTATCCCGCAAGAAACGTCGAAGACCCGTGACATCACCGGTGGTCTGCCACGCGTTGCCGACCTGTTCGAAGCGCGCCGTCCGAAAGAAGCCTCGATTCTGGCTGAAGTCAGCGGCACCATTGCCTTCGGTAAAGAAACCAAGGGCAAGCGTCGTCTGGTCATCACTCCGACCGATGGCAGCGATCCGTACGAAGAGCTGATTCCGAAGTGGCGCCACCTGAACGTCTTCGAAGGCGAACAGGTAAACCGCGGCGAAGTTATTTCCGACGGCCCGAGCGATCCGCACGACATCCTGCGTCTGCTGGGTGTGAGCGCGCTGGCGAAGTACATCGTCAACGAGATCCAGGACGTTTACCGTCTGCAGGGCGTGAAGATCAACGACAAGCACATCGAGACCATCCTGCGTCAGATGCTGCGTAAAGTTGAGATTTCCGAGTCGGGCGATTCCAGCTTCATCAAGGGCGACCAGATGGAACTGACCCAGGTACTGGTAGAGAACGAGCGTCTCGCCGGCGAGGACAAGTTCATCTCCAAGTTCACCCGCGTGCTGCTGGGTATCACCAAGGCCTCGCTGTCCACCGAATCGTTCATCTCGGCGGCTTCCTTCCAGGAAACCACCCGCGTACTGACCGAAGCGGCGGTAACCGGCAAGCGCGACTACCTGCGCGGCCTGAAAGAGAACGTGGTCGTGGGTCGTCTGATCCCGGCCGGTACCGGTCTGGCCTACCACAGCGAGCGCAAGCGTCGCCGTGATGCCGACAAACCGCTGCGTGTAAGCGCCAGTGAGGTGGAAGCCGCACTGACCGAAGCGCTGAATTCCAGCGGTAACTAAGTACAGGGCAGGGCCCCGGCAACCCTCGAACGGGCATCGGTGACATGAATTGTTGCCGATGATCGGGCGAGGAGGGCCGGGGCCTCGTCTTGACTGGGTGCAAGATCCTCTTTAGACTTTTGTACCCTTAAATTTGGTGAGGCTCCGTCTCGCCAATTTTTGGCTTTCTTGCAAGACAATAGAGTCGCAAGACAATCAGTGGAGCTAGTAGATGGCAACTATCAACCAGCTGGTACGTCAGCCGCGCAAGCGTTCGGTCGAAAAGTCCGACGTTCCTGCGCTGCAGAACTGCCCGCAACGTCGTGGCGTGTGCACCCGCGTGTACACCACTACGCCGAAAAAACCTAACTCGGCACTGCGTAAAGTTTGCCGTGTGCGTCTGACCAACGGTTTCGAGGTTTCCTCGTACATCGGCGGTGAAGGCCACAACCTGCAAGAGCACAGCGTCGTCCTGATCCGTGGCGGCCGTGTAAAAGACTTGCCAGGTGTTCGTTACCACACCGTTCGCGGCTCTCTGGATACTTCGGGCGTCAAAGGCCGTAACCAGGGCCGTTCGAAGTACGGTACCAAGCGTCCGAAGTAATCGGTCGTTTGCAGACATCCATTTTTTTGAGTCGATAAGAGTAAGGTCGGGCAGGGGTCGAAGACCCGCGTCCCGGGCTAACCTGAAGACCGTTTGAGGGCTTATCATGCCAAGACGTCGTGTAGCAGCAAAACGTGAGATCCTTGACGATCCGAAGTACGGATCCCAGATCCTCGCCAAGTTCATGAACCACGTGATGGAAAGCGGCAAGAAGGCCGTAGCCGAGCGCATCGTTTACGGTGCCCTGGATACCGTCAAAGCACGCAAGAACAGCGACCCCCTGGAAATCTTCGAGAAAGCTCTCGACGCCATCGCTCCGCTGGTCGAAGTAAAGTCCCGCCGTGTCGGCGGTGCCACTTACCAGGTTCCGGTTGAAGTTCGTCCATCCCGTCGTAACGCTCTGGCAATGCGCTGGCTCGTAGACTACGCCCGCAAGCGCGGCGAGAAGTCGATGGCCCTGCGTCTGGCCGGCGAACTGCTGGATGCTGCCGAAGGCAAAGGTGCTGCAGTCAAGAAGCGTGAAGACGTTCACCGTATGGCTGAAGCCAACAAAGCGTTCTCGCACTACCGCTTCTAATTCAAGCATCAATCATTTTGCGAGGGCTTTATGGCTCGTACTACAGCAATTAACCGCTACCGTAACATTGGTATCTGCGCCCACGTTGACGCGGGCAAGACCACCACTACCGAGCGGATCCTGTTCTACACAGGTCTGAGCCACAAGATGGGCGAGGTGCACGACGGCGCCGCGACCACCGACTGGATGGTGCAGGAGCAGGAGCGCGGTATCACCATTACCTCCGCTGCCGTTACCACCTTCTGGAAAGGTTCCCGTGGTCAGTACGACAACTACCGCGTAAACGTCATCGATACCCCCGGCCACGTTGACTTCACCATTGAAGTAGAGCGTTCGCTGCGTGTACTCGACGGCGCGGTCGTTGTGTTCTGCGGTACTTCCGGCGTTGAGCCACAGTCCGAAACCGTATGGCGTCAGGCCAACAAGTACGGCGTTCCACGTGTTGTCTACGTGAACAAGATGGACCGTGCTGGTGCCAACTTCCTGCGCGTTATCGGTCAGATCAAGAATCGTCTGGGTCACACCCCGGTTCCGGTCCAGCTGGCTATCGGTGCGGAAGACGACTTCCAGGGTCAGGTTGACCTGATCAAGATGAAAGCCATCTACTGGAACGACGACGACAAGGGTACTACCTACCGCGAGGAAGAGATTCCTGCTGAGCTGGTGGACCTGGCCAACGAATGGCGCAGCAACATGGTCGAGGCTGCTGCCGAGGCCAACGAAGAGCTGATGAACAAGTACCTTGAAGAAGGTGACCTGTCCATCGAAGACATCAAGGCTGGTCTGCGCGCCCGTACCCTGGCGAGCGAGATCGTTCCTGCTGTCTGCGGTTCCTCGTTCAAGAACAAGGGCGTTCCCCTGGTTCTCGACGCCGTTATCGATTTCCTGCCTGCGCCAACCGAGATCCCTGCGATCAAGGGTATCCACCCTGATCTGATCGACGTGCCGAAGGACGAAGTCACTCCAGAGCAGTACGACGAGCGTCCTGCTGACGACAACGAGCCGTTCTCGGCCCTGGCGTTCAAGATTGCCACCGACCCGTTCGTTGGTACTCTGACCTTCGTTCGCGTTTACTCGGGCTTCCTGACCTCCGGTGACTCCGTCATCAACTCGGTCAAGGGTAAGAAAGAGCGCGTTGGTCGTATGGTTCAGATGCACGCCAACCAGCGTGAAGAGATCAAAGAAGTACGCGCTGGCGACATCGCTGCTCTGATCGGCATGAAGGACGTCACCACCGGTGACACCCTGTGCAACGCCGACAAGCCGATCATCCTCGAGCGTATGGACTTCCCTGAGCCGGTAATTTCGCTCTCCGTAGAGCCGAAAACCAAGGCTGACCAGGAGAAGATGGGTATCGCACTGGGCAAGCTGGCCCAGGAAGACCCGTCGTTCCGCGTCAAGACCGACGAAGAAACCGGCCAGACCATCATCTCCGGTATGGGTGAGCTGCACCTGGACATCCTCGTTGACCGCATGAAGCGCGAGTTCAACGTCGAGTGCAACGTCGGCAAGCCGCAGGTTTCGTACCGCGAGAAGATCACCAAGTCCAACGTCGAAATCGAAGGTAAGTTCGTTCGTCAGTCGGGTGGTCGTGGTCAGTTCGGTCACTGCTGGATCCGTTTCTCGGAGCCAGAGCAGGACGAGAAGGGCAACATCACCGAAGGTCTGGTGTTCTCCAACGAAGTCGTTGGTGGCGTGATTCCTAAGGAATTCATCGCCCCGATCCAGAAGGGTATCGAAGAGCAGATGAAGAACGGCGTTGTCGCCGGTTATCCTCTGATCGGCCTGAAGGCCACGGTATTCGACGGTTCGTACCACGATGTCGACTCCAACGAAATGGCGTTCAAAATCGCTGCTTCGATGGCAACCAAGCAACTGGCCCAGAAGGGCGGTGGCGTGGTGCTTGAGCCGATCATGAAGGTCGAAGTTGTAACCCCGGAAGACTACCTGGGTGACGTGATGGGTGACCTGAGCCGTCGTCGTGGGATGATCCAGGGTAATGAAGACTCGGTGTCCGGCAAGGTAATCACTGCTGAGGTACCGCTGGGAGAGATGTTCGGTTACGCGACCGACGTTCGTTCCATGTCTCAGGGTCGCGCAAGCTACTCCATGGAATTCTCGAAATACGCTGAAGCTCCGTCGAACATCGTCGAAGCTCTCATTAAAAAACAAGGCTGATTCAGCCCCTTTAGGCTAGGAGTTCACTGTCGTGGCTAAAGAAAAATTTGACCGTTCCCTTCCCCACGTTAACGTCGGCACCATCGGCCACGTTGACCACGGTAAGACCACTCTGACTGCAGCTCTGACCCGCGTCTGCTCCGAAGTTTTCGGTTCGGCCGTTGTTGAGTTCGACAAGATCGACTCGGCTCCAGAAGAGAAAGCGCGCGGTATCACCATCAACACCGCTCACGTCGAGTACAACTCGAACATTCGTCACTACGCTCACGTTGACTGCCCAGGTCACGCTGACTACGTGAAGAACATGATCACCGGTGCTGCCCAGATGGACGGCGCGATCCTGGTTTGCTCGGCCGCCGATGGTCCGATGCCACAAACCCGTGAGCACATCCTGCTGTCCCGTCAGGTTGGCGTTCCGTACATCGTGGTCTTCCTGAACAAGGCTGACCTGGTAGACGACGCTGAGCTGCTGGAACTGGTCGAGATGGAAGTTCGCGACCTGCTGTCCACCTACGACTTCCCAGGCGACGACACCCCGATCATCATCGGTTCGGCTCGTATGGCTCTGGAAGGCAAAGACGACAACGAAATGGGCACTACCGCTGTCAAGAAGCTGGTAGAAACTCTGGATGCCTACATCCCTGAGCCAGTTCGTGCCATCGACCAGCCGTTCCTGATGCCGATCGAAGACGTATTCTCGATCTCGGGTCGTGGTACCGTTGTTACCGGCCGTATCGAGCGTGGTATCGTCCGCGTTCAAGATCCGCTGGAAATCGTTGGTCTGCGTGACACCACCACCACCACCTGCACCGGCGTTGAGATGTTCCGCAAGCTGCTGGACGAAGGTCGTGCTGGCGAGAACTGCGGCGTCCTGCTGCGTGGTACCAAGCGTGACGACGTTGAGCGTGGCCAGGTTCTGGTCAAGCCAGGTTCGGTCAAGCCGCACACCAAGTTCACCGCAGAAGTCTACGTCCTGTCGAAGGAAGAAGGCGGCCGTCACACTCCGTTCTTCAAAGGCTACCGTCCTCAGTTCTACTTCCGTACCACTGACGTGACCGGTAACTGCGAACTGCCGGAAGGCGTTGAAATGGTAATGCCAGGTGACAACATCCAGATGACTGTCACTCTGATCAAGACCATCGCGATGGAAGACGGTCTGCGCTTCGCCATCCGTGAAGGCGGTCGTACCGTCGGCGCCGGCGTCGTAGCCAAAATCATCGAGTAATCACTCGACCGATTGAAAAAACCCCCGCTCAGCGGGGGTTTTTTTTATTGGGTTGACACTAAATTGGGGCGTCTATAGAATCACGCCTCCTTTTAGCGGGCGTAGTGCGTCCGTTGGGAACAGCCTGGAGTCTGAAATCCAATGCAAAATCAGCAAATCCGTATCAGGTTGAAGGCTTTCGACCATCGCCTGATCGACCAATCCACCCAGGAAATCGTGGAAACCGCGAAACGTACTGGTGCACAAGTGCGTGGTCCAATTCCACTGCCTACCCGCAAAGAGCGTTTCACCGTTCTGGTCTCCCCGCACGTCAACAAAGACGCGCGTGACCAGTACGAGATTCGCACTCATAAGCGTGTTCTGGACATCGTCCAGCCAACGGATAAAACCGTTGACGCGCTGATGAAGCTCGATCTGGCGGCCGGTGTGGAAGTGCAGATCAGCCTCGGCTAAGACTTCGGTCTGGTCGTGTAACGCTCTGAAATGGGCGGCCATAGCGGGTGAAAGCCCCGTACACTCATGAGGTTTACAACATGACTATTGGTGTAGTCGGTCGAAAAGCGGGTATGACCCGTATTTTCACCGAAGAAGGTGTCTCCATTCCGGTCACGGTCATCGAGATCGAGCCGAATCGCGTCACCCAGTTCAAAACCGAAGAAACTGATGGCTACCGTGCAGTGCAAGTCACTGTCGGCGAGCGTCGTGCTTCGCGCGTGACCGCCGCTCAGGCAGGCCACTTTGCCAAGGCCAACGTTGCCGCTGGTCGCGGTGTCTGGGAGTTCCGTCTTGAAGAAGGCGATTTCCAGGCTGGCGATCTGATCAAAGCTGAACTCTTCACTGCAGGCCAGCTGGTAGACGTAACCGGTCAGTCCAAAGGTAAAGGCTTCGCCGGTACCATCAAGCGTTGGAACTTCCGTGGTCAAGATAACACCCACGGTAACTCCGTATCGCACCGTGTCCCTGGCTCCATCGGCCAGTGCCAGACTCCTGGTCGTGTATTCAAGGGCAAGAAAATGTCCGGTCACATGGGCGCTGAGCGCGTGACTGTGCAGTCCCTGGAAGTAGTACGCGTAGACGCTGAACGCAACCTGCTGCTGATCAAGGGTGCCGTTCCAGGCGCTACTGGCGGCGACGTGGTTGTGCGTCCAGCTGTCAAGGCTCGCGGGTAAGGGGAAACTGACATGCAACTTAATGTAAATGACGCTCAGGCGATCGAAGTTTCCGAACTGACTTTCGGTGGCGAATTCAACGAGACGCTGGTTCACCAAGCAGTCGTGGCCTACATGGCTGGCGGCCGTCAGGGTACCAAGCAGCAGAAGACCCGTTCTGACGTGGCCGGTGGCGGTAAGCGCCCATGGCGTCAGAAAGGTACTGGCCGTGCTCGTGCCGGTACTACCCGTGGTCCGATCTGGCGTGGCGGTGGTGTAACCTTCGCAGCTCGTCCTCAGGATCACTCGCAAAAGCTCAACAAGAAGATGTACCGCGCTGCCCTGCGCTCCATCCTCGCCGAGCTGGTGCGTAGCGACCGTCTGGTCGTGGTTCAGGACTTCGCTGTTGAAGCCCCGAAAACCAAGGACCTGCTGAACAAGCTGAACGGCATGGGTCTGAGCGATGTTCTCATCGTTTCGGATGCTGTTGATCAGAACCTGTACCTGGCTGCTCGCAACCTGCCGCACGTCGATGTACGTGACGTTCAAGGTTCCGACCCGGTCAGTCTGATCGCATACGAGAAGGTGTTGATCACCGTCTCGGCCGTGAAGAAATTCGAGGAGCTGCTGGGATGAACCAGGAACGCGTATTCAAAGTCCTCCTTGGCCCGCACGTTTCCGAGAAGGCTACCGTTCTGGCTGAGAAAAAAGGCCAGTTCGTATTCAAGGTTGCTACCGATGCAACCAAGCTGGAAATCAAGAAAGCTGTCGAAGGCCTGTTCAACGTAAAAGTTGAAAACGTGTCGACTGTTAACGTTCTGGGTAAAACCAAGCGTACCGCACGTGGTCTGGGCAAGCGTAATGACTGGAAGAAGGCGATCGTCTCCCTTCAGCCAGGCCAAGATCTCGATTTCAGCAGCAGTGCTGAGTAAGGAAGGGGTGCATCATGGCAATCGTTAAATGCAAACCGACTTCCCCTGGCCGCCGTTTTGTGGTCAAGGTGGTCAACAAGGAGCTGCACAAAGGCGCTCCTCACGCACCGCTGCTCGAGAAAAAATCGAAGTCTGGTGGTCGTAACAACAATGGCCGCATCACCACTCGTCACGTTGGTGGTGGTCATAAGCAGCATTACCGTCTGGTTGACTTCCGTCGCAACGACAAAGATGGCATCCCTGCCACTGTCGAGCGTATCGAATACGACCCGAACCGTACTGCTCACATCGCCCTGCTGTGCTACGCAGACGGTGAGCGTCGCTACATCATCGCCCCTAAAGGCGTGAGTGCTGGCGACCAGCTGATCGCAGGTGCCCTGGCCCCAATCAAGGCCGGTAACTCCCTGCAGCTGCGCAACATCCCAGTAGGTAGCACCGTTCACGGCATCGAACTGAAGCCGGGTAAAGGTGCTCAGATCGCTCGTTCCGCTGGTGCTTCCGCTCAGCTGATCGCGCGTGAAGGCGTCTACGTGACTCTGCGTCTTCGCTCTGGCGAAATGCGTAAAGTGCTGGCTGAGTGCCGTGCGACCCTGGGCGAAGTCTCGAACTCCGAGCACAGCCTGCGTTCGCTGGGTAAAGCAGGTGCCAAACGCTGGCGCGGCGTTCGCCCAACCGTTCGTGGTGTTGCCATGAACCCGGTTGACCACCCGCATGGTGGTGGTGAAGGTCGTACCTCCGGTGGTCGTCATCCGGTATCGCCATGGGGCTTCCCAACCAAGGGTGCTAAAACCCGCGGTAATAAGCGTACCGACAACATGATCGTCCGTCGTCGCAAGTAACTAGAGGGATACGACAGTGCCACGTTCTCTGAAAAAAGGTCCTTTTATCGATCTTCACCTGTTGAAGAAGGTCGAAGTGGCGGTGGAGAAGAACGATCGCAAGCCAGTTAAAACCTGGTCGCGCCGTTCGATGATCCTGCCACAAATGGTCGGTCTGACCATCGCGGTACACAACGGTCGCCAACACGTCCCAGTTCTCGTGAACGAAGACATGGTCGGCCACAAACTGGGCGAGTTCGCCGGTACCCGCACCTACCGCGGGCACGTGGCTGACAAGAAAGCCAAGCGTTAAGGGGTAAGGAAATGGAAGTAGCCGCTAAGTTGTCGGGCGCTCGCATCTCCGCCCAGAAAGCCCGCTTGGTCGCCGACCAGATCCGCGGGAAGAAGGTGGGCGAAGCGCTCAACCTGTTGGCCTTCAGCAGCAAAAAAGCCGCTGAAATCATGAAGAAAGTCCTCGAGTCGGCCGTTGCCAACGCCGAACACAACGAAGGCGCTGACGTTGATGACCTGAAGGTCTCCACCGTCTTCGTCAACGAAGGGCGTTCGCTGAAGCGCATCATGCCACGTGCCAAAGGCCGTGCTGATCGCATCGTCAAGCGGTCTTGCCATATCACTGTCAAGGTTGCGGACAAGTAACGGAGTCGATCAGATGGGTCAGAAAGTACATCCCACTGGCATTCGCCTGGGAATCGTCAAGGAGCACACCTCCGTCTGGTATGCAGACGGCGCTACTTACGCAGATTACCTGTTGAAGGATCTGAAAACGCGTGAGTACCTCCAAGACAAACTAAAAAGCGCGTCCGTAAGCCGTATCGATATTCATCGTCCGGCTCAAACTGCACGCATCACCATCCACACTGCTCGTCCCGGTATCGTTATCGGCAAGAAAGGTGAAGATGTTGAGAAACTGCGTCAGGACCTGACCAAGCAGATGGGTGTGCCTGTGCACATCAACATCGAAGAGATCCGCAAGCCGGAACTCGACGCCATGCTGGTTGCTCAGAGCGTTGCCCAGCAGCTGGAGCGCCGCGTTATGTTCCGTCGCGCCATGAAGCGCGCCGTGCAGAACGCCATGCGTATTGGTGCCAAAGGCATCAAGATCCAGGTGAGCGGTCGTCTCGGCGGTGCCGAGATCGCACGTACCGAGTGGTATCGCGAAGGTCGTGTGCCTCTGCACACCCTGCGTGCCGATATCGACTACAACACCTACGAAGCTCACACCACCTACGGTGTGATCGGTGTGAAGGTTTGGATCTTCAAAGGCGAAGTAATTGGTGGTCGCCAAGAAGAGCTGAAGCCTCAAGCACCAGCGCCTCGTAAAAAAGCTGCTAAGTAAGGGGTACGCCAAATGTTGCAACCAAAGCGTACAAAATTCCGCAAGCAGATGACCGGCCACAACCGTGGTCTGGCACTGCGCGGTAGCAAGGTCAGCTTCGGCGAGTTCGCTCTGAAAGCTGTCGCTCGCGGTCGTCTCACCGCCCGCCAGATCGAGTCGGCACGTCGTGCCCTGACCCGTCACGTAAAACGTGGCGGCAAGATCTGGATCCGTGTCTTCCCGGACAAGCCGGTTACCAAGAAGCCTCTCGAGGTTCGTATGGGTAAAGGTAAAGGTTCCGTGGAATACTGGGTTGCCCAGATCCAGCCAGGCAAAGTCCTGTACGAGATCGAGGGTGTTTCTGAAGAGCTGGCGCGCGAAGCTTTCGCCCTGGCTGCTGCAAAGCTGCCTCTCGCCACCTCCTTTGTTAAGCGGACGGTGATGTGATGAAAGCGAATGAACTTCGTGAAAAATCGGCACAGCAACTGAATGAGCAACTGCTCGGCTTGCTGCGCGACCAGTTCAATCTGCGTATGCAGAAAGCAACTGGCCAGTTGGGGCAGTCGCACCTGCTCTCGCAAGTTAAGCGTGACATCGCTCGCGTGAAAACTGTGCTCAACCAGCAGGCAGGTAAGTGATCATGGCTGAAGCTGAAAAAACCGTCCGTACGCTGACTGGCCGTGTCGTCAGCGACAAAATGGACAAGACCATCACCGTTCTGATCGAGCGTCGCGTAAAGCACCCGATCTACGGTAAATACGTTAAGCGTTCGACTAAGCTGCACGCGCACGACGAATCCAACCAGTGCAAGATCGGCGACAAGGTTTCCATCCGCGAAACCCGTCCGCTGGCCAAGACCAAGTCCTGGGCACTGGTTGAAGTCCTCGAACGCGCTGTTGAAGTCTAAGGGCTAAGGGTCGGAGAAATTTTATGATTCAGACTCAATCCATGCTCGATGTGGCCGATAACAGCGGCGCTCGTCGCGTCATGTGCATCAAGGTGCTCGGCGGTTCCCACCGCCGTTACGCCGGTATCGGTGACATCATCAAAGTAACCGTCAAGGAAGCAATTCCGCGCGGTAAGGTCAAAAAAGGCCAGGTGATGACCGCTGTTGTCGTCCGTACCCGTCACGGTGTACGTCGCGCTGACGGTTCCATCATTCGTTTCGACGGCAACGCTGCTGTTCTGCTGAACACCAAGCAAGAGCCGATCGGTACTCGCATCTTCGGGCCAGTGACCCGTGAGCTTCGCACTGAGAAGTTCATGAAGATCGTCTCGCTCGCCCCTGAAGTGCTCTAAGGAGATCCGACATGCAAAAGATTCGTCGTGACGACGAGATCATCGTGATCGCCGGCAAAGACAAGGGTAAGCGCGGTAAGGTGCTGAAGGTTCTGGCTGATGACCGTCTGGTTATCGGTGGCGTGAACCTGGTCAAGCGTCATACCAAGCCTAACCCGATGGCGGGCGTTCAGGGCGGTATCGTCGAGAAAGAAGCGCCTCTGCACGCTTCCAACGTTGCCATCTTCAACGGCGAAACCAACAAGGCTGACCGCGTTGGTTTCAAAGTAGAAGACGGTAAAAAAATTCGTGTCTTCAAGTCGACCCAAAAAGCGGTTGATGCTTGAACACTGCTAGGTAGAAGACCATGGCACGACTGAAAGAGATTTACCGGAACGAAATCGCTCCTAAGCTTAAGGAAGAACTTAAGCTGTCGAACGTGATGGAAGTTCCGCGCGTTACCAAGATCACCCTGAACATGGGTCTGGGCGAAGCGATCGGCGACAAGAAAGTCATCGAGCACGCTGTTGCCGACCTGGAAAAGATCACCGGTCAAAAGCCGGTCGTGACTTTCGCTCGCAAGTCCATCGCAGGCTTCAAAGTCCGCGAAGGCTGGCCGATCGGTGTCAAGGTGACCCTGCGTCGCGAAAAAATGTACGAGTTCCTGGACCGCCTGCTGGCGATCTCCCTGCCACGGGTTCGCGACTTCCGCGGCCTGAATGCCAAGTCCTTCGACGGTCGTGGCAACTACAGCATGGGCGTGAAAGAGCAGATCATCTTCCCGGAAATCGACTACGACAAGATCGATGCTCTGCGCGGTTTGGACATCACCCTGACCACCACTGCTCGTTCGGACGACGAAGGCCGCGCTCTGCTGCGTGCT is part of the Pseudomonas fakonensis genome and harbors:
- the rpsS gene encoding 30S ribosomal protein S19, with product MPRSLKKGPFIDLHLLKKVEVAVEKNDRKPVKTWSRRSMILPQMVGLTIAVHNGRQHVPVLVNEDMVGHKLGEFAGTRTYRGHVADKKAKR
- the rplB gene encoding 50S ribosomal protein L2, which encodes MAIVKCKPTSPGRRFVVKVVNKELHKGAPHAPLLEKKSKSGGRNNNGRITTRHVGGGHKQHYRLVDFRRNDKDGIPATVERIEYDPNRTAHIALLCYADGERRYIIAPKGVSAGDQLIAGALAPIKAGNSLQLRNIPVGSTVHGIELKPGKGAQIARSAGASAQLIAREGVYVTLRLRSGEMRKVLAECRATLGEVSNSEHSLRSLGKAGAKRWRGVRPTVRGVAMNPVDHPHGGGEGRTSGGRHPVSPWGFPTKGAKTRGNKRTDNMIVRRRK
- the rpmC gene encoding 50S ribosomal protein L29; the encoded protein is MKANELREKSAQQLNEQLLGLLRDQFNLRMQKATGQLGQSHLLSQVKRDIARVKTVLNQQAGK
- the rplN gene encoding 50S ribosomal protein L14, whose translation is MIQTQSMLDVADNSGARRVMCIKVLGGSHRRYAGIGDIIKVTVKEAIPRGKVKKGQVMTAVVVRTRHGVRRADGSIIRFDGNAAVLLNTKQEPIGTRIFGPVTRELRTEKFMKIVSLAPEVL
- the rplV gene encoding 50S ribosomal protein L22, encoding MEVAAKLSGARISAQKARLVADQIRGKKVGEALNLLAFSSKKAAEIMKKVLESAVANAEHNEGADVDDLKVSTVFVNEGRSLKRIMPRAKGRADRIVKRSCHITVKVADK
- the rplP gene encoding 50S ribosomal protein L16, whose translation is MLQPKRTKFRKQMTGHNRGLALRGSKVSFGEFALKAVARGRLTARQIESARRALTRHVKRGGKIWIRVFPDKPVTKKPLEVRMGKGKGSVEYWVAQIQPGKVLYEIEGVSEELAREAFALAAAKLPLATSFVKRTVM
- the rplX gene encoding 50S ribosomal protein L24, yielding MQKIRRDDEIIVIAGKDKGKRGKVLKVLADDRLVIGGVNLVKRHTKPNPMAGVQGGIVEKEAPLHASNVAIFNGETNKADRVGFKVEDGKKIRVFKSTQKAVDA
- the rpsQ gene encoding 30S ribosomal protein S17 → MAEAEKTVRTLTGRVVSDKMDKTITVLIERRVKHPIYGKYVKRSTKLHAHDESNQCKIGDKVSIRETRPLAKTKSWALVEVLERAVEV
- the rplE gene encoding 50S ribosomal protein L5, with product MARLKEIYRNEIAPKLKEELKLSNVMEVPRVTKITLNMGLGEAIGDKKVIEHAVADLEKITGQKPVVTFARKSIAGFKVREGWPIGVKVTLRREKMYEFLDRLLAISLPRVRDFRGLNAKSFDGRGNYSMGVKEQIIFPEIDYDKIDALRGLDITLTTTARSDDEGRALLRAFKFPFRN
- the rpsC gene encoding 30S ribosomal protein S3; translation: MGQKVHPTGIRLGIVKEHTSVWYADGATYADYLLKDLKTREYLQDKLKSASVSRIDIHRPAQTARITIHTARPGIVIGKKGEDVEKLRQDLTKQMGVPVHINIEEIRKPELDAMLVAQSVAQQLERRVMFRRAMKRAVQNAMRIGAKGIKIQVSGRLGGAEIARTEWYREGRVPLHTLRADIDYNTYEAHTTYGVIGVKVWIFKGEVIGGRQEELKPQAPAPRKKAAK